In the genome of Colletotrichum lupini chromosome 8, complete sequence, one region contains:
- a CDS encoding protein kinase has translation MDTTKNVGSASSSPDLREISRNGLDAPSNKSRHFKTSKSSRKASSVSPTIPRTTFNAIIDNGVKCNSAIDSNSSQHGLRIQSDFFSPSILGTPHQKQEIPCLDETPSATIEELTQGVGLGIPDWRMVPAIIKAEISDLVRHDLEIVAGLIHTNHLRPQDIPYYPDRHDPSPTPGAALAPITGNGLPPESALPPPAVPFEPSEVMDRGDQMYTKAVKEGLLPVSPTQEDPLLDPFEDRLYMSFKTNPQTHRQFLPKGQLNSLIRKQPVIQELKRKVPGVRRSSYERLASTICDNHNPAKENPNPPSKSYQKVFAILVLIDMVPSIQGFIDEGICDQDLPLVKAAENGGLFELRVGARRNYRLKTFLSWTRVSIRNFEEYQWTILPPFFTKGKRKNVKHYVLAPHIVLPFTSTSNHDDIGAAEMHGGGFSRVFKAEIHPDHHDFSNSASEPSPQVRPNTFAVKCLNSPSKELFQKEVQVLKKFSGDSHPHLISLLATYEQSGHFYLIFPWAEADLMKYWKELNPRPILSFGTISWMAEQCQGIADGLVRLHQYDSDLQEKASQSTGLLLTPLDALNRDHESSKRRYGRHGDIKPENILWFHETLESIDQGILRLTDFGLAELHSRLSRSNQHGSQMANSPTYRPPECDLRRRIIRQSCDIWSLGCVFLEFITWSLGGKDLLLEFAELRFSPDPWLSGIDSDTFFTINTSEAKDSSTASVKPAVVRFVDRLHSHPACSEYLHHFLNMIMFGMLVIESEDPRSGDRRITCIEVLQRLSMWRDMCVASSRFCSEPAQRPLDDQSWNSHFPLRSPLRVSQLEDHAGHSSRAKGGVKAHQKRSGIRRGSGP, from the exons ATGGACACAACAAAGAACGTCGGGTCCGCATCATCAAGTCCAGACTTACGGGAAATCAGCCGCAATGGACTTGATGCACCTTCGAACAAGTCTCGTCATTTCAAAACATCAAAGTCTTCAAGAAAAGCGTCTTCTGTTTCTCCAACCATTCCTAGAACCACATTCAATGCCATCATTGATAATGGAGTAAAATGCAACAGCGCGATCGACTCCAATTCTTCGCAGCATGGCCTCCGAATTCAATCCGATTTTTTTTCGCCCTCAATTTTGGGAACACCACATCAAAAGCAGGAAATCCCATGTCTCGATGAAACTCCATCCGCCACTATAGAAGAGTTGACGCAAGGGGTCGGGCTTGGGATCCCAGATTGGCGTATGGTTCCTGCCATCATCAAAGCTGAGATTTCAGACCTGGTGAGACATGACCTCGAGATCGTTGCGGGTCTAATACACACTAATCATCTGCGACCTCAGGATATTCCCTACTATCCTGATCGTCACGATCCTAGTCCCACTCCAGGAGCTGCTCTGGCCCCAATCACTGGTAATGGCCTGCCACCGGAATCCGCTCTGCCTCCACCGGCCGTGCCCTTCGAACCCAGCGAAGTTATGGACCGCGGAGATCAGATGTATACAAAAGCGGTGAAAGAAGGACTGCTTCCTGTATCTCCAACACAAGAGGATCCTCTACTCGATCCTTTCGAAGATCGTCTATACATGTCTTTCAAGACCAACCCCCAGACTCATAGACAATTCCTACCCAAAGGACAACTGAACAGTCTCATACGCAAGCAACCTGTCATCCAAGAGCTCAAGAGGAAAGTTCCCGGGGTCCGAAGGAGTTCCTATGAGCGACTCGCAAGCACGATTTGTGATAACCACAATCCAGCAAAGGAAAATCCCAATCCACCAAGCAAGTCGTACCAAAAAGTCTTTGCTATACTAGTGTTGATTGATATGGTGCCATCTATTCAAGGCTTTATAGATGAGGGCATCTGCGATCAAGATCTTCCCCTTGTCAAAGCTGCCGAAAATGGCGGGCTTTTCGAACTTCGAGTCGGAGCAAGACGCAACTATCGATTGAAAACATTCTTGTCATGGACTAGAGTGAGCATCAGAAACTTCGAGGAGTACCAATGGACCATACTGCCGCCATTCTTCACCAAAGGTAAAAGAAAGAACGTCAAACACTATGTTCTTGCGCCTCATATTGTTCTTCCATTCACCTCGACCAGTAATCACGACGATATTGGAGCTGCTGAGATGCATGGGGGTGGCTTCAGTCGAGTTTTCAAAGCTGAGATTCACCCTGACCACCATGACTTCAGCAATTCAGCTTCAGAACCAAGT CCACAGGTGCGGCCAAACACTTTCGCAGTGAAATGTCTCAACTCGCCGAGTAAGGAATTGTTTCAAAAGGAAGTCCAAGTGTTGAAAAAGTTCAGCGGAGACTCGCATCCTCACTTGATCTCACTCTTAGCAACGTACGAGCAATCAGGACACTTCTACCTGATCTTCCCTTGGGCTGAGGCCGATTTGATGAAGTACTGGAAAGAGCTGAATCCACGGCCCATTTTAAGCTTCGGGACAATATCTTGGATGGCAGAGCAATGTCAAGGCATCGCGGATGGCCTGGTACGGCTTCACCAATACGACTCCGACTTGCAAGAAAAGGCGTCCCAGTCCACTGGTCTTTTATTAACACCACTGGATGCTCTCAACAGAGACCACGAAAGCTCTAAGCGACGCTATGGCCGGCACGGAGATATAAAGCCTGAGAACATACTCTGGTTCCACGAAACATTGGAATCGATTGACCAAGGTATCTTGAGGCTCACTGACTTCGGTCTAGCCGAGTTACATAGCCGACTCAGTCGGTCGAACCAGCACGGAAGCCAGATGGCCAATTCTCCGACATATAGACCACCTGAATGCGACCTTCGTCGGCGTATCATCAGACAGTCGTGCGACATATGGTCACTTGGTTGTGTGTTTCTCGAGTTCATTACCTGGTCGCTCGGCGGCAAAGACTTGCTACTTGAGTTTGCCGAGCTACGATTTTCGCCAGATCCATGGTTATCAGGAATTGATTCGGATACCTTCTTCACAATCAATACTTCAGAAGCAAAAGATTCGTCAACGGCCTCGGTGAAGCCAGCTGTGGTCCGT TTCGTGGACAGACTGCATTCTCACCCTGCCTGTAGCGAGTACCTGCACCATTTTTTGAATATGATTATGTTCGGAATGTTAGTGATTGAGTCGGAAGATCCGAGGAGCGGTGACAGACGTATTACCTGCATTGAGGTCCTACAAAGGCTGTCTATGTGGCGAGATATGTGTGTTGCGTCTTCAAGATTTTGTTCAGAGCCGGCTCAGAGACCTTTGGATGATCAAAGCTGGAACTCTCATTTCCCTCTGCGCTCTCCTCTCAGAGTGAGTCAATTGGAAGACCATGCCGGACATTCGAGTAGAGCCAAGGGCGGGGTCAAGGCCCATCAGAAGCGATCGGGCATAAGGAGAGGTTCTGGGCCCTGA
- a CDS encoding tryptophanyl-tRNA synthetase — translation MATCFMGLDIPCYPHPILSGSAQPSLIFDFVALTFSFLCRRMSRDNTLNEEPLVSLGDKLCQRFEKSKFDEREPSFLPEGCIEDLITEHAISRELFDLFEDEAPPTPEKALIRFVHEKAKKVFAIVVCCGTSGTELLTTIKFFKTNGFKDSDLPIKKPGTPVQGCSSWTFPFPFDRMQDRGIRRIWNGFKIEGFYNKQWCFLAPVFSKTKFQHHLSPDCVFPFTWVNNIVKGGMFSQVHEVDIHPQHQEHPEFTVDGQRAHVAIKEILVNNDRRDEIEKNYEDERKALSEITDLRHKHIIQRIAAITRGERRYFMFQWADGGNLREFWKEKTRPVLTPVLVKETVTQLLGLADALHALHNYKNQGNYRHGDLKPENILRFRNETVVGILKIADMGLAKHHNDNTAVRKKATSAKYGTVRYEPPEVVTNRLDKARSRLYDIWSMGCIMLECIIWLLYGCEALDKFDDSLSNDGYDCSFFKIREIDGARVAEVHPVVVLWMDSMANDRQILNGAQTTTFIENQPDRRISVTSASQNTPESGPYRADAGAMRSGLDNILRKADNNETYLSIAQDRRNINGPPSLTIPRSQITNLLSPGAAEKPRGNNPFLAKSSIHDMLIVNNLKEVIIPEPDVQAPSLNPDLPLTANLTGEIRQDNGFARMYITKAIKIPNHLSLPRDQNLCRHCEMLDILATGFYLSDTVSDVQNRAGACGFCKLLLEACLTFQKTGPFQLHREGSTLKISGINNPILSIIHDPGSSTKYDSIGLQTGFPRLAPGGHQLHFEVLRQWLQSCDHDLGHSDCLQATEVNLPTRLLEVSGSQIRLWETKGARGRYLALSHPWGDPAKHRHFCTYMSNIEKHKRGIDFRDLPATFKDAVTTTRELGFQHLWIDSICIIQGPDGDFKEESKHMEDVFSFAYCVIAASRATGQDDGFLGPRPDRRYVTFNRNNGGIYHVCQQIDDFEGDVIEGELCKRGWVLQERALAHRTIYFTERQTYWECGQGVRCETMTKLDNNVAAFLGDPRFPTIAMNSSRGAKIHLYQDLYKQYSRLQFSRNEDRPFGIAGLEKRLIQSFKTHGGYGVFDDGGGLLRRSLLWQRASVSALDRIIFPAERDLEVPTWSWMAYKGGIDYLEPPFDGVDWEKSEIQSPWANKSPDGFYHTSDKSLGISLSAVAREFSQLDGHHSASKLIFDNPAKSDGQLPNALKSAGGLMVYERTGVGYMPDNCISQNGTPVKIQSLRIRVAVHPRSKSDVGPHRVLTEGVTAAGAHPHPAIDSRFSELLPRQLCVIKQFESPQEAYRRRVTSRQDPEIFFRSSIDTPHHRPRPRDTMASAPEAPTAAIPAEAVGDAPAASGGQKVDPWNVSGEVGTDGKVKAIDYKKIVDEFGTKLIDDALLERFERVTGHRPHHFLRRQIVFSHRDLDLILDRVEKKQPFFIYTGRGPSSDSMHVGHAIPFQLTKWLSDVLDAPLVIMMTDDEKFLFSEKRTVEEVQHYTRENAKDIIAIGFNPERTFIFSDYDYMGGNFYKNVTRVAKRITLNTAKAVFGFDDSSNIGKVHFASIQASSSFGNSFPHIFGDDEAKTSQIPCLIPCAIDQDPYFRVTRDCAAGLRYAKPSLIHSRFLDALQGPGSKMSASIDSSAIFLNDTPKQIQNKMNKYAFSGGKVTAEEQRAEGADPDVDVSYQYLRFFLDDDEELAKIREDYRTGKMLTGEIKKRCAEELAKYCTAFQERRAKVDEETVNLFFSRRPLSWGLAENLKSIPIREANSDGPTEGADGKMTKNQLKKLEKQRQIDEKKAAKAKEKEAAKASA, via the exons ATGGCGACTTGCTTCATGGGACTTGATATCCCTTGCTATCCCCATCCCATCCTGTCTGGTTCAGCTCAACCCTCGCTCATCTTCGATTTCGTTGCTTTGACCTTCTCATTCCTATGTCGCAGAATGTCTCGTGACAACACTTTGAATGAGGAGCCTTTGGTCTCCCTCGGCGATAAACTCTGCCAACGCTTCGAGAAAAGCAAGTTCGATGAACGGGAACCATCGTTCTTACCAGAAGGGTGCATCGAGGACCTTATAACCGAACATGCTATTTCCCGTGAGCTTTTCGACCTATTCGAAGATGAAGCCCCGCCAACCCCAGAAAAGGCTTTGATTCGTTTCGTTCATGAGAAAGCGAAGAAAGTCTTTGCAATAGTTGTCTGTTGCGGAACTAGCGGAACGGAGCTCCTAACAACGATTAAGTTCTTCAAGACGAATGGTTTCAAAGATAGCGATCTACCTATCAAGAAGCCAGGCACGCCTGTCCAGGGCTGTTCCTCATGGACCTTCCCATTCCCATTTGACCGAATGCAAGATAGAGGCATTCGAAGGATTTGGAATGGATTCAAAATCGAAGGGTTCTACAACAAACAATGGTGCTTTCTGGCCCCTGTCTTCTCCAAAACGAAATTCCAGCACCATCTCTCCCCAGATTGTGTCTTTCCATTTACCTGGGTCAACAACATTGTCAAAGGGGGAATGTTTAGCCAGGTGCACGAAGTAGACATTCATCCTCAACACCAAGAACACCCAGAATTTACA GTAGATGGCCAGCGGGCCCACGTCGCCATCAAAGAGATCCTTGTCAACAACGATCGACGTGACGAAATCGAGAAGAATTACGAAGATGAGCGGAAGGCACTGTCTGAGATCACTGACCTTCGACACAAGCACATCATCCAACGTATTGCGGCTATCACGCGGGGAGAAAGACGATACTTCATGTTTCAGTGGGCCGACGGAGGGAATTTGAGGGAGTTCTGGAAAGAGAAAACTCGGCCTGTTCTTACACCTGTTCTAGTGAAGGAAACGGTCACACAACTCTTGGGGCTCGCCGATGCTTTGCATGCCTTGCACAACTACAAGAATCAAGGCAACTACCGACATGGAGACTTGAAGCCGGAGAATATCCTCCGCTTCAGGAACGAAACAGTTGTCGGGATACTCAAAATCGCGGACATGGGCCTAGCAAAGCATCATAACGATAACACGGCAGTGCGTAAAAAGGCGACCAGTGCAAAGTACGGGACAGTCCGCTACGAACCGCCCGAAGTTGTCACCAATCGTCTTGACAAGGCAAGATCCAGGCTCTACGACATTTGGTCCATGGGCTGTATCATGCTAGAATGCATCATATGGCTGCTATATGGCTGCGAAGCATTAGACAAGTTCGACGACAGTCTCAGCAACGATGGCTATGATTGCAGTTTCTTCAAGATCAGGGAGATCGACGGAGCCCGCGTCGCAGAAGTCCATCCTGTGGTAGTGCTTTGGATGGACTCCATGGCTAATGACCGTCA GATTCTCAATGGAGCTCAGACAACGACATTCATCGAGAACCAACCGGACAGACGTATATCCGTGACCAGTGCCAGCCAAAACACACCCGAGAGTGGCCCCTATCGTGCTGACGCAGGAGCTATGCGGTCTGGACTCGATAATATCCTTCGAAAAGCGGATAACAACGAGACCTATCTCTCCATAGCCCAGGACCGTCGAAATATCAATGGTCCTCCTTCATTGACCATACCAAGATCGCAAATCACCAACTTGCTATCGCCTGGGGCGGCCGAAAAGCCTAGGGGAAATAACCCTTTCCTCG CTAAATCTTCCATA CATGAC ATGTTGA TTGTGAATAACCTGAAGGAGGTAA TTATTCCTGAACCCGATGTCCAAGCCCCTTCCCTCAACCCTGATCTACCACTAACCGCTAACTTGACTGGTGAGATAAGGCA AGACAATGGCTTCGCCAGAATGTACATCACGAAAGCCATCAAGATTCCGAATCACCTATCGCTTCCCCGAGACCAAAATCTCTGTCGACATTGTGAGATGCTAGACATTCTGGCTACCGGGTTCTATTTGTCGGATACAGTCTCGGATGTACAGAATAGAGCCGGCGCATGTGGTTTCTGCAAGTTGCTTTTAGAAGCTTGTTTGACTTTCCAAAAAACAGGCCCTTTCCAATTGCATAGAGAAGGGTCTACTCTGAAAATCTCTGGGATTAATAATCCCATATTGAGTATTATTCATGATCCAGGTTC TTCGACCAAATACGACAGCATCGGACTTCAGACTGGTTTCCCGAGACTTGCACCAGGCGGTCATCAGTTGCACTTCGAAGTGCTACGACAGTGGCTCCAAAGCTGCGATCATGATCTGGGCCATAGCGACTGTCTGCAAGCCACTGAAGTCAACCTTCCCACGCGGCTTCTTGAAGTCTCTGGTTCACAGATTCGTCTGTGGGAAACAAAAGGTGCTCGTGGAAGATACCTGGCGTTGTCCCATCCCTGGGGAGATCCCGCAAAACATCGACACTTCTGTACCTACATGAGCAATATTGAGAAGCACAAAAGGGGCATCGACTTTAGGGATTTACCTGCTACTTTCAAAGACGCCGTCACAACAACGAGAGAGCTTGGATTTCAGCATCTATGGATAGACTCGATCTGCATTATACAGGGGCCCGACGGAGACTTCAAAGAAGAGTCCAAACACATGGAAGACGTTTTCAGCTTTGCGTACTGCGTCATTGCGGCAAGTCGCGCTACTGGGCAAGATGATGGCTTTCTGGGACCACGACCCGACAGGAGATACGTCACTTTCAACCGAAACAACGGCGGTATTTATCATGTGTGCCAGCAAATTGACGACTTCGAGGGCGATGTGATAGAAGGAGAACTTTGCAAACGAGGATGGGTCCTACAGGAGCGAGCACTCGCGCACAGGACGATTTACTTCACCGAAAGACAAACGTATTGGGAGTGTGGTCAAGGGGTGCGCTGCGAGACGATGACAAAGCTGGATAA CAATGTTGCCGCGTTCCTCGGTGATCCACGATTTCCCACAATCGCCATGAACTCGTCAAGAGGCGCCAAAATTCATCTTTACCAAGACTTATACAAGCAATACTCGCGTCTGCAGTTTTCTCGAAATGAAGACAGACCATTCGGTATAGCTGGTCTTGAAAAGAGACTCATCCAAAGCTTCAAGACTCACGGCGGCTATGGTGTCTTTGACGACGGCGGTGGATTACTACGGCGGAGCCTTCTTTGGCAGAGAGCATCTGTTTCAGCCCTCGACAGGATCATCTTCCCTGCCGAAAGAGACCTTGAAGTCCCTACATGGTCCTGGATGGCCTACAAAGGAGGAATTGACTATCTGGAGCCTCCATTTGATGGCGTGGACTGGGAGAAGAGTGAGATCCAGTCGCCATGGGCTAACAAGTCGCCGGATGGGTTTTATCACACTTCGGACAAAAGCCTGGGAATCAGTCTCAGCGCTGTTGCTCGTGAGTTTTCTCAGCTCGACGGCCATCACTCGGCGAGCAAGCTCATCTTTGACAACCCGGCAAAAAGTGATGGCCAACTACCAAAC GCATTAAAGAGTGCTGGTGGATTGATGGTGTATGAACGAACTGGGGTGGGTTACATGCCCGACAATTGCATTTCGCAGAACGGCACACCAGTCAAGATACA ATCCCTCAGAATACGTGTGGCTGTGCATCCGCGATCCAAGAGCGATGTTGGCCCCCACCGGGTTCTCACCGAGGGGGTGACCGCG GCAGGTGCACACCCTCACCCCGCCATTGACTCACGCTTTTCGGAACTTTTGCCCAGACAGCTCTGTGTCATCAAGCAATTCGAGTCACCACAAGAGGCGTATAGAAGACGAGTGACCAGCCGCCAAGACCCTGAAATCTTCTTCCGCTCGTCAATCGACACTCCACACCATCGACCGAGACCACGCGACACAATGGCATCCGCACCCGAAGCCCCGACCGCCGCCATCCCCGCCGAAGCTGTCGGGGACGCGCCCGCAGCCTCAGGAGGCCAGAAAGTCGACCCCTGGAACGTGTCTGGAGAA GTCGGCACTGATGGCAAGGTCAAGGCCATTGACTACAAG AAAATCGTCGACGAGTTCGGAACGAAGCTGATTGACGATGCCCTCCTCGAGCGCTTCGAGCGCGTGACTGGTCACAGACCTCACCATTTCCTCCGTCGCCAGATTGTCTTCTCCCACCGCGATCTCGACCTCATCCTCGACCGCGTCGAGAAGAAGCAGCCTTTCTTCATTTACACTG GCCGTGGACCGAGTTCCGACAGCATGCACGTTGGTCATGCTATTCCTTTCCAGTTGACGAAGTGGTTGTCAGATGTGCTCGATGCGCCACTGGTG ATCATGATGACCGACG ATGAGAAGTTCCTCTTCTCTGAGAAGAGAACGGTCGAGGAGGTTCAGCACTACACAAGAGAGAACGCCAAGGACAT CATTGCGATTGGATTCAACCCCGAGAGGACCTTCATTTTCTCCGACTACGACTACATGGGCGGCAACTTCTACAA GAACGTTACTCGTGTGGCCAAGAGAATCACTCTTAACACAGCCAAGGCCGTCTTCGGCTTCGACGACAGTTCCAACATTGGCAAGGTTCACTTTGCCAGTATCCAAGCCAGCTCCTCCTTCGGCAACTCATTCCCCCACATCTTTGGCGATGACGAGGCGAAGACTTCTCAGATTCCTTGCCTTATTCCTTGCGCCATTGACCAAG ACCCCTACTTCCGTGTGACAAGAGATTGTGCCGCCGGCCTGCGCTACGCCAAGCCCTCCCTCATTCACTCTCGTTTCCTCGATGCTCTTCAGGGGCCCGGCTCCAAAATGTCGGCGTCGATTGATTCAAGTGCCATCTTCTTGAACGACACACCCAAGCAGATCCAGAACAAGATGAACAAGTATGCCTTCAGCGGTGGCAAGGTTACTGCCGAGGAGCAGCGCGCTGAGGGAGCCGATCCGGATG TCGACGTCAGCTACCAATACCTGCGCTTCTTCCTcgacgatgatgaggagCTGGCCAAGATCCGCGAGGACTACCGCACAGGGAAGATGCTCACCGGCGAGATCAAGAAGAGGTGCGCCGAGGAGCTGGCCAAGTACTGCACGGCCTTCCAGGAGAGGAGAGCCAAGGTGGACGAGGAGACTGTCAACCTCTTCTTCTCCCGGCGGCCGTTGTCCTGGGGCCTTGCCGAGAACCTCAAGTCCATCCCTATCCGCGAGGCCAACAGCGATGGCCCCACTGAGGGTGCCGACGGCAAGATGACGAAGAACCAGCTCAAGAAGCTAGAGAAGCAGCGCCAAATTGACGAGAAGAAGGCCGCCAAGGCAAAGGAAAAGGAGGCTGCCAAGGCTTCCGCTTAG